A stretch of the Zeugodacus cucurbitae isolate PBARC_wt_2022May chromosome 6, idZeuCucr1.2, whole genome shotgun sequence genome encodes the following:
- the LOC105218694 gene encoding SET and MYND domain-containing protein 4 — protein sequence MSLVEKTGFFPDYYLNLKNSQSDVFDVQIGKIAACRNDYERLTFVEQFPGVRENDGQLQVKREFAGKNADTAAQLKEKGNQAFKAKNWFEAMLFYTKSYMALPEHKVSDRAIILANRSATLFHMEKFDEALIDVKRSIDLGYPKDLIYKLYERQARCYMVKKDYPNTIACFKKCITALDDAKVPSDRRSKLSLDAMTMIKMLERDPQTAKQAARQQKFGEAKLTMAIPDEKEFLSDNVRFDQNPSEGRFARAATDITVGEEILVEKPFVAVLLEKFSKTHCDNCFIRTAIPVACPKCADVLYCSEECLTKASSTYHKYECGLLPTIWRSGASVNCHMALRILANKPLEYFLKIKDDIEKDLPLDEIIKLPHEDYRRVSHLERHEKSRPASNIFQHTLMARFLTKCLAEAGYFGETPKAEDLNIIGGIMLRNLQFIQFNTHEVAELHAKKSDGNEKTVFIGGGLYPTLALFNHSCDPGVVRYYRGTTIHVNTIRPIEAGLQIAENYGPIYTQEGREQRQAQLKELYWFDCTCDPCLENWPTFEQMPTDLIRFRCDGPKPCGAIIEVPATCNDFMIKCVTCGECTNILKGLKVMQDTELMTRTAKRLYEAGDYSKSLNKFIDLLKIMYEVLAPPFPDFCQCQQHAKDCFLHLGNFYNLN from the exons ATGTCTTTGGTTGAGAAAACCGGCTTCTTCCCCGACTACTATCTTAACCTGAAAAACTCGCAATCGGACGTTTTCGATGTGCAGATTGGTAAGATAGCTGCATGTCGCAACGATTACGAGCGGCTGACATTTGTCGAACAATTTCCCGGTGTACGTGAGAATGACGGACAACTGCAGGTGAAACGGGAGTTTGCTGGAAAAAATGCCGACACTGCAGCGCAACTCAAGGAGAAGGGCAATCAGGCATTCAAGGCTAAAAATTGGTTTGAGGCGATGCTTTTCTATACAAAAAGTTATATGGCATTGCCAGAGCATAAAG TAAGTGACCGCGCCATCATCTTGGCTAATCGCTCTGCCACCCTCTTTCATATGGAGAAATTCGATGAGGCACTCATTGATGTTAAGCGCTCAATCGATCTGGGTTATCCAAAGGATCTCATCTACAAGCTATATGAACGCCAAGCGCGTTGTTATATGGTAAAGAAAGACTACCCCAATACCATAGCTTGCTTCAA AAAATGCATCACCGCCTTGGATGATGCAAAAGTGCCTTCGGATAGGCGCAGCAAGCTGAGTCTGGATGCCATGACGATGATTAAAATGTTGGAAAGAGATCCTCAAACTGCCAAACAGGCGGCTAGACAACAGAAGTTCGGTGAGGCTAAATTGACAATGGCAATACCCGATGAGAAGGAGTTTCTCAGTGATAATGTACGCTTCGATCAGAACCCCTCGGAGGGTCGTTTTGCACGTGCTGCCACCGACATTACTGTGGGTGAGGAGATATTGGTGGAGAAACCATTTGTAGCGGTGTTATTGGAGAAATTCTCGAAAACACATTGCGATAATTGTTTTATtag AACCGCCATACCAGTCGCCTGTCCAAAGTGCGCTGATGTGCTCTACTGCTCCGAAGAGTGTTTAACCAAAGCCAGTTCCACTTATCATAAGTACGAATGCGGTCTCTTGCCTACGATTTGGCGTTCGGGCGCTTCAGTAAATTGTCATATGGCTTTGCGTATTCTTGCCAATAAGCCTTTGgagtatttcttaaaaattaaagatgATATTGAAAAGGATTTACCTCTTGATGAAATAATTAA GCTACCCCACGAAGACTACAGACGTGTCTCACATCTGGAACGTCATGAAAAATCGCGACCAGCCTCTAATATCTTCCAGCACACGTTAATGGCACGCTTTCTAACCAAGTGTCTCGCCGAAGCTGGTTACTTTGGTGAAACACCTAAAGCTGAAGATTTGAACATCATCGGCGGCATAATGTTGCGCAATCTACAATTCATACAATTCAATACGCACGAAGTGGCCGAATTACATGCGAAGAAGAGCGATGGCAACGAGAAGACGGTATTCATTGGTGGTGGACTCTATCCGACTTTGGCGCTCTTCAATCACTCCTGCGATCCGGGTGTGGTTAG ATACTACCGCGGCACAACCATACATGTGAACACCATACGTCCCATTGAGGCGGGGCTGCAAATTGCTGAGAATTATGGTCCAATTTATACGCAGGAAGGACGTGAGCAGCGTCAGGCACAACTCAAAGAACTTTACTGGTTCGATTGCACTTGCGATCCGTGTTTGGAAAATTGGCCCACCTTCGAACAGATGCCAACCGACCTCATACGTTTCCGTTGTGACGGCCCCAAGCCGTGTGGCGCTATTATTGAGGTGCCGGCAACGTGCAATGATTTCATGATTAAATGCGTGACTTGCGGCGAGTGCACAAACATTTTGAAGGGCCTCAAAGTGATGCAG gatACCGAATTGATGACACGCACCGCCAAGCGTCTCTACGAAGCTGGCGATTACTCAAAGTCACTGaataaattcattgatttaCTAAAGATCATGTACGAGGTGTTGGCACCGCCCTTCCCCGATTTTTGCCAATGTCAACAGCATGCAAAGGATTGCTTCCTGCACTTGGGTAATTTCTATAATCTCAATTAA